The Nocardia sp. NBC_01503 sequence AAGTATGCCTCTCCTGCTGCGAGTCGCGGTGGCCATGACGGCCGCGGTGGCACTGACACAGTTCGTCTCACCCGCCGCCACCGCCGATCCCGTCGGCCCGGACGGCGGCGTCACCGGCGCGGAATGGGCTGCGACGGAAGATAATCCACAGGTATATCCCAATGTCTACATCGACTGGGACGTGCCGATCACCATGAGTGACGGCACCGTGCTGAAGGCCAATGTCTACCACCCGGCGGACGCGTCGGGGCAGCCCATCGCCGATCCCACGCCGACCATCGTGAACCTCACGCCGTACACGAAACTCGGCTCCATGATCGCGGATTCGGCGGTATCGATACCCGGGCTGTCCGATCTACTGGTGCAGGCGTTCCGGGACTTCGACCTCACCGGTACGCCGATCTCCGGGCTCACCGATCTGACCAAGGCCCTCGGCGGCGGACTGCTGCGCACCTTCACCGTGGACCGGCAGTTGATCAAGTCCGGGTATACGCAGGTCGTCGTCGATGTGCGCGGAACCGGTTTCTCCCAAGGAGATTGGGACCTGCTGGGGGAGCGGGAACAGCAGGACAGCGCCGAGGTCATCGACTGGGCCTCGAAGCAGGGCTGGTCCACCGGTGATATCGGAATGTCGGGCGTCTCCTACTCCGGGCTCAACCAATTGCAGGTGGCCGCGAAACGACCGCCCGCCCTGAAGGCCATCTTCCCGGTTGTGCCCAGCCGCAACCCCTTCCGCGATCTGGTAGCGCCCGGCGGTGCCATCGGCGCGGCCTTCATGCCACTCTGGCTGGCCGCCGTCAACGGCGGCAAACTCGTACCGGATATGACCGCGCTGCTGCGGGGCCGGTTCGATATGAAATGGCTCGCGGACAGATTGGCCGATCCGTTCACCTTCGTGGACGCGCTGCTGGAGGTGTTCCTGCAACCGAATATCGACCAGTTGAGCCCCAAGATCCGCGCACTGCTCGAATCCGGTAGTCCGATGCGGCAGGCCTGGGAGACCGATCCTGCGCGAATCACCGTGCCCGCCTTCATTACCGGCGGCTGGCACGATGTCTTCGTCGCCTCACAGGCCGACGTATATCGCCGAATCCCCCTGCCGCCCGGGCGGAAACAACTCCTCGTCGGCGATGGCTACCACATCTCCAACGGTAATGAATCCGGCCGTCCAGGCCTGCCGCCGCGCATGGATGTGCTGCAGCGCGCCTGGTTCGACAAGTGGCTCAAAGGTATCGACAACGGTATCGACGAATTCGGTCCGGTCACCATGAAGGAGCAGGGCGGCGGCTGGATCACCGCCCCGACCTTCCCGCAGCCGGGTGTCGAGTATCAGCGCATGTACCTCGACGGCGCGCCCAGCGGCACCGGCGGGCACAGCGTGCACGACGGCTCACTGCTCACCGCACCGGGCGGCAATGACCTGCTCACCGTCGCCCCCGGACTGACCGGACTCTGCTCCCGAGACGCGGCACAGGAGACCATCGGCATCATCTCCCTCATCGACGCCTGCGGAAAGGATTCCCGCATACAGGAATCCAACGGCCTGACCTTCACCAGCGCCCCGGTCGCCGAGCTCACCACCGTCTCCGGTCCCATCGCCGTGCACCTGAACACCGTGCACGATGCCGCCGACGGCTACTGGGTCGCCACCGTCAATGATGTTGCCCCCGACGGCCGTTCGACCGCCTTGTCCAGCGGCCAGCTCGTCGCCTCACTGCGCGCCATCGATGAATCCCGCAGCACTCGCGGACTCAACGGCGACTACACCGACCCGGTCCCAGACCTATCTCTCGATACTCGGCAGCAGGCCATCCCGGGACAGCCTGTGACACTGGACATCTCGATCGCGGGCGTGGACGCCGTCCTGCAACCCGGCCACCGCCTCCGCGTCGACGTCTACGCGGGCAACTTCCCGAAGGGTATGCCGCCCACCGCGATAACGGTCGACACCGGCCTCCGCCCGCAGCACCTGCTCCTGGACCCGGCCGAGCCCAGCTATGTGAATATCCCGGTGCGAGGCAACCCGGGCTGGTGACTCCGCCCACCCGCCGCGCCTCTCCGCCGACCCGGAATGCCGCTCCATAAACCGGCGCGCCTTTCCGTCATCCCGGCGCGTTTTTGGCCGGGATCCACGGTTGTCGGAGCATCACTCGAGGTGGATCCCGGCCAAAAGCATGCCGGGATGACGGAGGGTGGTTGGACGGAGGACTACTGGTCGACGTCGGCGAAGGTTGCCTCGAGCGGCGGGAACATGGCGCGGGAATCGTTGCCGCCGAACCATTGTCCGACCACGAAGGCCGAGGTGGCCTCGAGGTATCTGGCCTGGGCGAGGCCGCCCGCGTGGAATGGCTTCAAGTTCATGTCCTCCACCAGGGCGGCGACGCGGGCGACGGCGTCCGTGTCGTCCCCGCACAGCGGGACGAGCAGCGTGCGTCCCTCGAACTCGCGTCGCGCTCCGGCATACACCTCGGCGGCGCACAGGTTGAAGCCCTTCACCACCTGCGCCCCCGGGACTGTCGCCGCAATACGTTCGGCGACAGCCTCTTCCGAGAGCACGAATCTTCCGCTGTCCGGCAGGAAGGCATTGGTGCAGTCGATGACCGTGCGCCCTGCCAGCGCCGGGCCACCGACCGCGAGCACCTCGGTCAGTGCGGTGACGGGCAGGGCCAGCAGTACCACTTCGCCGAATTCCGCCGCTGCGGCGATGCTCGCCGCCCGCACCTTTACGGGGTTGGCGGGAGTGGCAGCGGACGCCTGCGCCACCACGCCGGCTCCGGTCGCGATCGCCGCCACCGCTTCCCGCGCCCGCACCGCGTCGCGTGCGCCGATCGCGATGTCGTGGCCCGCCGCGGCCCACTGTCCGCCGAGCGCCCGTGCCATGGCTCCGGCTCCGATGATTCCGATTCGCATATGAACTCCTGGGTCGTGGTTGCGAATTCGACGTTAGGAATTTCGATACGCACTCGCGGGTGCGCATTACCGCTGGCACGCTGGAGTCGTGACGATCGAGACGACTACCCCGGAGGCGGTGGCGTTCGCGGAGTACGGCGACTACGAATCCGATTGCCCCGCACGCCTGGCCGTCGATCTCTTCGGCAACTCTTGGCTGACGGTGATCGTCTATACCCTGCGCGAGGGCCCCATGCGCCCGGTCGAACTGCGGCGTGCCATCGGCGGTATCAGTCAGAAGATGCTCACCCAGACCCTGCGCCGGATGGAGCGGATGGGATTGCTGGAACGTCGCCGGTACGCCGAGGCTCCGCCGCGGGTGGAGTACGAGTTGACCTGCGCGGGCATCGATCTGCTCACTCCGATCCTGGCCCTGGGCGCGTGGGCGGATCGACACGGTGACGCGGTTCGAGATGCCCTCTACGGCGACCCCGAGGAGTGATCGGCCACCTACACGGTGGTTGCCACAAAAATGCCGAACTTCGCCCCCGGCCAGTCGAAACATTGCGTGAACGACGGGCCAACGCCCGTCGAAGCCCCTGTGACCTGCGTGAAACTTCCTGCACCCGGGGTCGGACCCGGCTGAGGCGACCGTACGATTCAAAGTGTGAGCGTTCCACAGGCCGTGCTGTTGGCAGTCCTGGCGGCCGTCGTTGGACTGGCAGTCGGTGGATTGCTCATTCCCTATGTCAATGCCCGGCAGGAGCGGCTGCGCGCCGCCACCGACTCGGGCCTGACCATGTCGCAGGTCCTGGACCTGATCGTGCTCGCCTCCGAGAGCGGTATCGCGGTGGTCGACCAGTACCGCGATGTGGTGCTGGTGAACCCGCGCGCCGAGGAGCTGGGCATAGTCCATGATCGGCTGCTCGACGAACGTGCCTGGTCCGCCGTGCAGCAGGTGCTGGCTGGCGGTACCGATATCGAATTCGAGCTGACCGCGAAGATTCCTATGCCGGGCCGTGCCCGCCTGGCAGTCCGGGGTGTTGCCAGGCCGTTGTCGCAGGAGAACCCGAACTTCGTGGTGCTCTTCGCCGACGACGACTCCGAACAGGCCCGCATGGAGGCCACCCGCCGCGATTTCGTCGCCAATGTGAGCCATGAGCTCAAGACTCCGGTCAGCGCCATGAGCCTGTTGGCTGAGGCTTTGCTGGAATCGGCGGACGATCCG is a genomic window containing:
- a CDS encoding CocE/NonD family hydrolase translates to MPLLLRVAVAMTAAVALTQFVSPAATADPVGPDGGVTGAEWAATEDNPQVYPNVYIDWDVPITMSDGTVLKANVYHPADASGQPIADPTPTIVNLTPYTKLGSMIADSAVSIPGLSDLLVQAFRDFDLTGTPISGLTDLTKALGGGLLRTFTVDRQLIKSGYTQVVVDVRGTGFSQGDWDLLGEREQQDSAEVIDWASKQGWSTGDIGMSGVSYSGLNQLQVAAKRPPALKAIFPVVPSRNPFRDLVAPGGAIGAAFMPLWLAAVNGGKLVPDMTALLRGRFDMKWLADRLADPFTFVDALLEVFLQPNIDQLSPKIRALLESGSPMRQAWETDPARITVPAFITGGWHDVFVASQADVYRRIPLPPGRKQLLVGDGYHISNGNESGRPGLPPRMDVLQRAWFDKWLKGIDNGIDEFGPVTMKEQGGGWITAPTFPQPGVEYQRMYLDGAPSGTGGHSVHDGSLLTAPGGNDLLTVAPGLTGLCSRDAAQETIGIISLIDACGKDSRIQESNGLTFTSAPVAELTTVSGPIAVHLNTVHDAADGYWVATVNDVAPDGRSTALSSGQLVASLRAIDESRSTRGLNGDYTDPVPDLSLDTRQQAIPGQPVTLDISIAGVDAVLQPGHRLRVDVYAGNFPKGMPPTAITVDTGLRPQHLLLDPAEPSYVNIPVRGNPGW
- a CDS encoding NADPH-dependent F420 reductase; translation: MRIGIIGAGAMARALGGQWAAAGHDIAIGARDAVRAREAVAAIATGAGVVAQASAATPANPVKVRAASIAAAAEFGEVVLLALPVTALTEVLAVGGPALAGRTVIDCTNAFLPDSGRFVLSEEAVAERIAATVPGAQVVKGFNLCAAEVYAGARREFEGRTLLVPLCGDDTDAVARVAALVEDMNLKPFHAGGLAQARYLEATSAFVVGQWFGGNDSRAMFPPLEATFADVDQ
- a CDS encoding winged helix-turn-helix transcriptional regulator, with amino-acid sequence MTIETTTPEAVAFAEYGDYESDCPARLAVDLFGNSWLTVIVYTLREGPMRPVELRRAIGGISQKMLTQTLRRMERMGLLERRRYAEAPPRVEYELTCAGIDLLTPILALGAWADRHGDAVRDALYGDPEE